A portion of the Rhodopseudomonas sp. BAL398 genome contains these proteins:
- the acs gene encoding acetate--CoA ligase, whose translation MSEKIYDVPPEWATRAFINDAKYNEMYARSVNDPNDFWAEQGKRIDWIKPFTKVEDCSYAPGKISIKWFDDGILNVAYNCIDRHLATRAEQTAIIWEGDNPSESRHISYRELHDEVCKFANILRNRNVAKGDRVTIYLPMIPEAAFAMLACARIGAIHSVVFAGFSPDSLAQRITDCQSKVVITADEGLRGGKKVPLKANVDAALAKCGGVDWVVVVKRTGAAVEMDDVRDFWYHEAAEMVTTDCPCEHMNAEDPLFILYTSGSTGQPKGVLHTSGGYLVFAAMTHQYVFDYHDGDIYWCTADVGWVTGHSYILYGPLANGATTLMFEGVPNYPTNSRFWEVVDKHKVNIFYTAPTAIRALMQAGDEPVKKTSRKSLRLLGSVGEPINPEAWEWYHRVVGEDRCPIVDTWWQTETGGILITPLPGATKLKPGSATKPFFGVVPEILDPDGNVLEGECTGNLCLAKSWPGQMRTVYGDHARFEQTYFSAYKGKYFTGDGCRRDADGYYWITGRVDDVINVSGHRMGTAEVESSLVAHAKVSEAAVVGYPHDIKGQGIYAYVTLMTGIEPSEELRKELVAWVRKDIGPIASPDLIQFAPGLPKTRSGKIMRRILRKIAEDESSTLGDTSTLADPAVVDDLVEHRQNKH comes from the coding sequence ATGTCCGAGAAGATCTATGACGTGCCGCCGGAATGGGCGACGCGGGCCTTTATCAACGACGCCAAATATAACGAAATGTATGCGCGCTCGGTGAACGACCCCAACGACTTCTGGGCCGAGCAGGGTAAGCGGATCGACTGGATCAAGCCCTTCACCAAGGTCGAGGACTGCTCCTACGCCCCCGGCAAAATTTCCATCAAATGGTTCGACGACGGCATCCTCAACGTCGCCTATAATTGCATCGATCGCCATCTGGCGACCCGGGCCGAGCAGACCGCGATCATCTGGGAAGGCGACAATCCGTCGGAGTCGCGGCACATCAGCTACCGCGAGCTGCACGACGAAGTCTGCAAATTCGCCAACATCCTGCGCAACCGCAATGTCGCCAAGGGCGACCGCGTCACCATCTATCTGCCGATGATCCCCGAAGCCGCCTTCGCGATGCTGGCCTGCGCCCGGATCGGCGCGATCCATTCGGTGGTGTTTGCCGGCTTCTCGCCGGACTCGCTGGCCCAACGCATCACCGATTGTCAGTCCAAGGTGGTGATCACCGCCGATGAAGGCCTGCGCGGCGGCAAGAAGGTGCCGCTGAAGGCCAATGTCGACGCAGCCCTGGCGAAGTGCGGCGGCGTCGACTGGGTGGTGGTGGTCAAGCGCACCGGCGCCGCGGTCGAGATGGATGACGTCCGCGACTTCTGGTACCACGAAGCCGCCGAGATGGTGACGACGGACTGCCCCTGCGAGCACATGAACGCCGAGGATCCGCTGTTCATCCTCTACACCTCGGGATCGACCGGCCAACCCAAGGGCGTGCTGCACACCTCGGGCGGCTACCTCGTCTTCGCGGCGATGACGCACCAATATGTGTTCGATTATCACGACGGCGACATCTATTGGTGCACCGCCGACGTCGGCTGGGTCACCGGCCACAGCTACATTCTGTATGGACCGCTGGCCAATGGCGCCACCACGCTGATGTTCGAGGGCGTGCCGAACTACCCGACCAACTCCCGATTCTGGGAAGTGGTTGACAAGCACAAGGTCAACATCTTCTACACCGCGCCGACCGCGATCCGCGCGCTGATGCAGGCCGGCGACGAGCCGGTGAAGAAGACCTCGCGCAAGAGCCTGCGGCTGCTGGGCTCGGTCGGCGAGCCGATCAACCCCGAGGCCTGGGAGTGGTATCACCGCGTCGTCGGCGAGGATCGCTGCCCGATCGTCGATACCTGGTGGCAGACCGAGACCGGCGGCATCCTGATCACGCCGCTGCCCGGCGCCACCAAGCTGAAACCCGGCTCGGCCACCAAGCCGTTCTTCGGCGTGGTGCCGGAAATCCTCGATCCCGACGGCAATGTGCTGGAGGGCGAATGCACCGGCAATCTCTGCCTCGCCAAATCCTGGCCGGGGCAGATGCGCACGGTCTATGGCGATCACGCCCGGTTCGAGCAGACCTATTTCTCGGCCTATAAGGGCAAGTACTTCACCGGCGACGGCTGCCGCCGCGACGCCGACGGCTATTACTGGATCACCGGGCGGGTCGACGACGTCATCAACGTCTCCGGCCACCGCATGGGCACCGCCGAGGTGGAATCCTCGCTGGTCGCCCACGCCAAAGTGTCCGAGGCCGCCGTGGTCGGCTATCCGCACGACATCAAGGGCCAGGGCATCTACGCCTATGTGACGCTGATGACCGGGATCGAGCCGAGCGAGGAACTACGCAAGGAGCTGGTGGCCTGGGTCCGCAAGGACATCGGCCCGATCGCCTCGCCCGACCTGATCCAATTCGCGCCCGGCCTGCCGAAGACCCGCTCCGGCAAGATCATGCGCAGAATTCTGCGCAAGATCGCCGAGGACGAATCCTCGACGCTGGGCGACACCTCAACACTGGCCGATCCGGCCGTGGTCGACGATCTGGTCGAGCACCGCCAGAACAAGCACTAG
- a CDS encoding L,D-transpeptidase, which yields MALETEWARTALVAAALIGAGMMTAPRADARPDLVAFQGDYSPGTIVVKTNERRLYLVVEPGQAVRYPVGVGRAGKQWSGVTQIDGKYRYPAWAPPAEVKRDEPSIPDVIPGGSPHNPMGVAALTLAGGEYAIHGTNRPGSIGGFVSYGCIRMYNADITDLYQRVSVGAPVVVR from the coding sequence ATGGCGTTGGAAACTGAATGGGCGAGGACTGCACTGGTTGCCGCGGCATTGATCGGCGCCGGGATGATGACAGCGCCGCGCGCGGATGCGCGGCCGGATCTGGTGGCGTTCCAGGGCGACTATTCGCCCGGTACCATCGTGGTCAAAACCAATGAGCGGCGGCTCTATCTCGTGGTGGAGCCCGGCCAGGCGGTGCGCTATCCGGTCGGCGTCGGCAGGGCCGGCAAGCAATGGTCCGGCGTGACCCAGATCGACGGCAAGTATCGCTATCCGGCCTGGGCACCGCCGGCGGAGGTGAAGCGCGACGAGCCGTCGATTCCCGACGTGATCCCGGGCGGCTCGCCGCACAATCCGATGGGCGTCGCCGCGTTGACGCTGGCCGGCGGCGAATACGCCATTCATGGCACCAATCGACCGGGCTCGATCGGCGGCTTCGTGTCGTATGGCTGCATCCGGATGTACAACGCCGACATCACCGACCTGTATCAACGCGTCTCGGTGGGCGCCCCCGTAGTGGTGCGCTAA
- a CDS encoding OmpA family protein, protein MQNSPNLTAPIPPAPPPAQALTPIKPGTVGPGPRNITDFRSERRETKEGDRTVITEPGRVIVRDPGGRDYIRHNELDRFRYGARDIREDRDGDDTRTIIVLPDGDQIINLTGPDGQLLRRIRRDRDGREIVIIDNSYRPRDRGSFYVDLPPPVIRMPRDRYIVDYDDASPELLYDTLEAPPVERLQRRYTLDEIRYSPTVRQRMASVDLNTITFATGSWEIPPAQGAKLEGIANAIKRSIQREPRTVFLIEGHTDATGNDVDNLSLSDRRAQSAAELLTQEFGVPAENLVTQGYGSQYMKVQTNGPELLNRRVTVRNITPLLNGGVAAAAPPPPRPRR, encoded by the coding sequence TTGCAGAACTCGCCGAACCTGACCGCGCCGATTCCCCCGGCACCGCCGCCGGCGCAGGCGCTGACCCCGATCAAGCCCGGCACGGTCGGGCCTGGACCGCGCAACATCACCGATTTTCGCAGCGAGCGCCGGGAGACCAAGGAAGGCGATCGCACCGTGATCACCGAGCCTGGCCGCGTCATCGTGCGCGATCCGGGCGGGCGCGACTACATTCGGCACAACGAGCTTGATCGTTTCCGATATGGCGCGCGCGACATCCGTGAGGATCGCGACGGCGATGACACGCGTACTATCATTGTGCTGCCGGACGGTGACCAGATCATCAATCTCACCGGACCGGACGGCCAGCTGCTGCGGCGCATCCGCCGCGACCGCGACGGCCGCGAGATTGTGATCATCGACAACAGTTATCGGCCGCGGGACCGCGGCAGTTTCTATGTCGACCTGCCGCCGCCGGTGATCCGGATGCCGCGCGACCGCTACATCGTCGATTACGACGATGCATCGCCCGAGCTGCTGTATGACACGTTGGAGGCGCCTCCGGTGGAGCGGCTGCAGCGCCGCTACACGCTCGACGAAATCCGCTACAGCCCGACGGTGCGTCAGCGGATGGCCTCGGTCGACCTCAACACCATTACCTTCGCGACCGGATCTTGGGAGATTCCGCCGGCCCAGGGCGCCAAGCTCGAAGGCATCGCCAATGCGATCAAGCGATCGATCCAGCGCGAGCCGCGCACGGTGTTCCTGATCGAGGGCCACACCGACGCTACCGGCAATGACGTCGACAATCTGTCGCTGTCGGATCGCCGGGCGCAATCGGCGGCCGAATTGCTGACCCAGGAGTTCGGCGTCCCCGCCGAGAATCTGGTGACGCAGGGCTACGGATCGCAATACATGAAGGTCCAGACCAACGGACCGGAACTGCTGAATCGTCGCGTCACCGTGCGCAATATCACGCCGTTGTTGAACGGCGGCGTGGCCGCAGCGGCACCGCCGCCGCCCCGTCCGCGGCGCTAA
- a CDS encoding pyridoxamine 5'-phosphate oxidase family protein has product MAADRKSGEAQHAWDMMKSITFAMLATRDGDAIRSRPMAAYVEPQNNAVLFLTDVRRHKDDEIARDHHVNLAFADTSGQKYVSVSGTAAISNDRAIIKELFTTAAKAWWDSAEDPNIRVLKITPDEAEYWDSPGTIVSYVKMAMAAATGSRPDLGENRKVAI; this is encoded by the coding sequence ATGGCGGCTGACCGCAAATCCGGCGAAGCGCAACACGCCTGGGACATGATGAAGAGCATCACTTTCGCGATGCTGGCGACGCGCGATGGTGACGCTATTCGCTCGCGGCCGATGGCGGCCTATGTCGAGCCGCAGAACAATGCGGTGTTGTTTCTCACCGACGTGCGGCGTCACAAGGACGACGAGATCGCGCGCGATCACCACGTCAATCTCGCCTTCGCCGACACCAGCGGCCAGAAATACGTGTCGGTCAGCGGCACCGCCGCGATTAGCAATGACCGCGCCATAATCAAGGAACTGTTCACCACCGCCGCCAAGGCGTGGTGGGACAGCGCCGAGGATCCGAATATCCGGGTGTTGAAGATCACCCCCGACGAAGCCGAATATTGGGACTCGCCCGGCACCATCGTCAGCTACGTCAAAATGGCGATGGCGGCTGCGACCGGCTCGCGCCCCGACCTTGGCGAAAATCGCAAGGTGGCGATCTGA
- a CDS encoding succinate dehydrogenase iron-sulfur subunit: MVEFALPKNSKITGGKSWPKPEGATETREFRVYRWNPDDGKNPSVDVYHVDKNDCGPMVLDGLIWIKNHIDPTLTFRRSCREGVCGSCAMNIDGENTLACTKAMDDVKDSAVKINPLPHQPVVKDLVPDLTNFYAQYASIEPWLQTVTPTPQKEWKQSHEDREKLDGLYECILCACCSTSCPSYWWNSDRFLGPAALLQATRWVKDSRDEATGERLDNLEDPFRIYRCHTIMNCAKACPKGLNPSEAIASLKLKLVERQI; this comes from the coding sequence ATGGTTGAGTTCGCACTTCCGAAAAACTCCAAGATCACCGGCGGCAAGAGCTGGCCGAAACCCGAGGGCGCGACCGAGACCCGGGAATTTCGGGTCTATCGCTGGAATCCGGACGACGGCAAGAATCCCAGCGTCGATGTCTACCACGTCGACAAGAACGATTGCGGCCCGATGGTGCTGGACGGCCTGATCTGGATCAAGAACCACATCGATCCGACGCTGACCTTCCGCCGCTCCTGCCGCGAAGGCGTCTGCGGCTCCTGCGCGATGAACATCGACGGCGAGAACACGCTGGCCTGTACCAAGGCGATGGACGACGTCAAGGACAGCGCCGTGAAGATCAATCCGTTGCCGCATCAGCCGGTGGTCAAGGATCTGGTCCCCGACCTCACCAATTTTTACGCCCAATACGCCTCGATCGAGCCCTGGCTGCAGACCGTGACGCCGACGCCGCAGAAGGAATGGAAGCAGAGCCACGAGGATCGCGAGAAGCTCGACGGGCTGTATGAATGCATCCTGTGCGCCTGCTGCTCGACCTCGTGCCCGAGCTATTGGTGGAATTCGGATCGCTTCCTCGGCCCCGCCGCGTTGCTGCAGGCGACCCGCTGGGTCAAGGACAGCCGCGACGAAGCCACCGGTGAACGCCTCGACAATCTCGAGGATCCGTTCCGGATCTATCGCTGCCACACCATCATGAATTGCGCCAAGGCCTGCCCGAAGGGGCTGAACCCGTCGGAAGCGATTGCCAGCCTCAAGCTGAAGCTGGTCGAACGCCAGATCTGA
- the sdhA gene encoding succinate dehydrogenase flavoprotein subunit: protein MVANGIGAPGVNGHAYPIEDHVYDVVVVGAGGAGLRAVVGCSEAGLRTACITKVFPTRSHTVAAQGGISASLGNMHKDDWRWHMYDTVKGSDWLGDQDSIEYMVRNAPEAVYELEHWGVPFSRTEDGKIYQRPFGGMTLDYGNGQAQRTCAAADRTGHAMLHTMYGQALRHAAEFYIEFFAIDLIMDDQGVCRGVVALKLDDGTLHRFRAQTTILATGGYGRAYASCTSAHTCTGDGGAMALRAGLPLQDMEFVQFHPTGIYGSGCLVTEGARGEGGYLVNSEGERFMERYAPSAKDLASRDVVSRAMTIEMREGRGVGKKKDHIFLHLDHLDPAVLHERLPGISDSARIFAGVDVTREPIPILPTVHYNMGGIPTNFHGEVVTKKDGDDNAVVPGLMALGEAACVSVHGANRLGSNSLIDLVVFGRAAALRCAEKLTPNGKQPELPADSAEKSLSRLDHYRYAAGGTPTAKLRDNMQHVMQSNCAVFRTGDVLQEGSELIHKVHSGITDIAVSDRSLTWNSDLIETLEFDNLIVQAVATMDSAANRTESRGAHAREDFSARDDANWMKHTLAWIGADGGTTLDYRPVHDYTMTNDVQYIPPKPRVY from the coding sequence ATGGTGGCGAACGGCATCGGCGCGCCTGGCGTCAACGGCCATGCCTATCCGATCGAAGATCACGTCTACGACGTGGTCGTGGTGGGGGCAGGCGGCGCGGGGTTGCGCGCGGTGGTCGGTTGCAGCGAGGCGGGGCTGCGCACCGCCTGCATCACCAAGGTGTTCCCGACCCGCTCCCATACCGTAGCGGCCCAGGGCGGCATCTCGGCGTCGCTCGGCAATATGCACAAGGATGACTGGCGCTGGCATATGTACGACACCGTGAAGGGGTCGGACTGGCTGGGCGATCAGGATTCGATCGAATATATGGTGCGCAATGCGCCCGAGGCTGTCTACGAGCTCGAACATTGGGGCGTGCCGTTCTCGCGCACCGAGGACGGCAAGATCTATCAGCGCCCGTTCGGCGGCATGACGCTGGACTACGGCAATGGCCAGGCGCAGCGCACCTGCGCCGCCGCCGACCGCACCGGCCACGCCATGCTGCATACGATGTATGGCCAGGCGCTGCGCCACGCCGCCGAATTCTATATCGAGTTTTTCGCCATCGACCTGATCATGGACGATCAGGGCGTCTGCCGCGGCGTCGTCGCCTTGAAGCTGGATGACGGCACGCTGCACCGGTTCCGGGCGCAGACCACGATTCTGGCGACCGGCGGCTATGGCCGCGCCTATGCCTCCTGCACCTCGGCGCATACCTGCACCGGCGACGGCGGCGCGATGGCGCTGCGCGCCGGGCTGCCGCTGCAGGACATGGAGTTCGTCCAGTTCCATCCGACCGGCATTTACGGCTCGGGCTGCCTGGTCACCGAGGGCGCCCGCGGCGAGGGCGGCTATCTGGTCAATTCCGAAGGCGAGCGCTTCATGGAGCGCTACGCGCCGTCGGCGAAGGATCTGGCCTCGCGCGACGTGGTGTCGCGCGCCATGACCATCGAAATGCGCGAAGGCCGCGGCGTCGGCAAGAAGAAGGACCACATCTTCCTGCATCTCGATCATCTCGATCCGGCGGTGCTGCATGAGCGGCTGCCGGGCATCTCGGATTCGGCGCGGATCTTCGCCGGGGTCGACGTCACCCGCGAGCCGATCCCGATCCTGCCGACGGTGCACTACAACATGGGCGGCATCCCGACCAATTTCCACGGCGAGGTCGTCACCAAGAAGGACGGCGACGACAACGCGGTGGTGCCCGGGCTGATGGCGCTGGGCGAGGCCGCCTGCGTCTCGGTGCACGGCGCCAACCGGCTCGGCTCCAATTCGCTGATCGATCTCGTGGTGTTCGGCCGCGCCGCGGCGCTGCGCTGCGCCGAGAAGCTGACGCCGAACGGCAAGCAGCCGGAGCTGCCGGCGGATTCCGCCGAGAAGTCGCTGTCCCGGCTCGATCATTATCGCTACGCCGCCGGCGGCACCCCGACCGCGAAGCTGCGCGACAACATGCAGCATGTGATGCAGAGCAATTGCGCCGTGTTCCGCACCGGCGACGTGCTGCAGGAAGGCTCGGAGCTGATTCACAAGGTCCACAGCGGCATCACCGATATCGCCGTGTCGGACCGCTCGCTGACCTGGAATTCCGACCTGATCGAAACGCTGGAATTCGACAATCTGATCGTGCAGGCGGTGGCGACGATGGATTCCGCCGCCAACCGCACCGAGAGCCGCGGCGCCCACGCCCGCGAGGATTTCTCGGCGCGCGACGACGCCAACTGGATGAAGCACACGCTGGCCTGGATCGGCGCCGACGGTGGCACCACGCTCGATTACCGGCCGGTGCACGACTACACGATGACCAATGACGTGCAGTACATTCCGCCCAAACCGCGGGTGTATTGA
- the sdhD gene encoding succinate dehydrogenase, hydrophobic membrane anchor protein: MSAEKANAGTPKQKTMRTPLGKVRKFGPAGSGTSDFWRQRITGVGMTLLILPVIVVIMMLLGRNQAGATQILGSPLIALTMILFIIASAVHMKIGMQVVLEDYIQNEKLKLVSVMANNFFSLAVALAAIFAIFKLSAGV; this comes from the coding sequence ATGAGCGCCGAGAAAGCCAACGCCGGCACGCCCAAGCAGAAGACCATGCGCACGCCGCTCGGCAAGGTTCGCAAATTCGGTCCGGCCGGGTCCGGCACCTCGGATTTCTGGCGCCAGCGCATTACCGGCGTGGGGATGACGCTGCTGATCCTGCCGGTGATCGTGGTGATCATGATGCTGCTCGGCCGCAACCAGGCCGGCGCCACGCAGATTCTCGGTTCGCCGCTGATCGCGCTGACCATGATCCTGTTCATCATCGCCAGCGCGGTGCACATGAAGATCGGCATGCAGGTCGTGCTCGAGGACTATATCCAGAACGAGAAGCTCAAATTGGTCAGCGTGATGGCCAATAATTTCTTCTCGCTCGCCGTGGCGCTGGCCGCGATCTTCGCGATCTTCAAACTTTCAGCTGGAGTCTAA
- the sdhC gene encoding succinate dehydrogenase, cytochrome b556 subunit yields MNARIERPLSPHMQAYRWSLTMALSIVHRITGIALYFGTLLLAWWLIAAAAGPGPYSTVQAFTGSWIGRLVLFGYTWALMHHMLSGVRHFIWDLGYGFKTADREWLTWAALIGGVMLTVLLWIVAYTLGGGR; encoded by the coding sequence ATGAACGCCAGGATCGAACGACCGCTCTCGCCACACATGCAGGCCTACCGCTGGAGTCTGACGATGGCGCTGTCCATCGTTCACCGCATCACCGGCATCGCTTTGTACTTCGGTACCCTGCTGCTGGCCTGGTGGTTGATCGCCGCGGCGGCGGGGCCGGGGCCATATTCGACCGTGCAGGCGTTCACCGGAAGCTGGATCGGCCGCCTGGTATTGTTCGGCTATACTTGGGCGCTGATGCATCACATGCTCAGCGGTGTGCGGCATTTCATCTGGGATCTCGGCTACGGCTTCAAGACCGCGGACCGCGAATGGTTGACCTGGGCCGCCCTGATCGGCGGCGTGATGCTGACTGTTCTGCTGTGGATCGTCGCCTATACGCTGGGAGGTGGACGATGA
- a CDS encoding cation diffusion facilitator family transporter, with protein sequence MNQTNHSQDAHGDHDHSGHEHGHAHGPGGHVHAPADFGRAFAIGIVLNTGFVLAEAFYGYASNSMALIADAGHNLSDVLGLLVAWSAAVLSKRPPSARYTYGLRGSSILAALFNAVFLLVAVGAIGWEAILRLLTPEPVAGTTVIAVASIGIVINGVTAWLFMSGQKGDLNIRGAYLHMVADTAVSAGVVVAGLVILFTGWIWLDAATSLAIAVIIIWGTWGLLRDSMAMSLGAVPREIDPARVRDYLERRPGVTQLHDLHIWPMSTTEVALTCHLVIPSGAPGDDYLMEIAHHLRDEFGIAHATFQVETDPGSLCALAPDHVV encoded by the coding sequence ATGAACCAGACCAATCACAGCCAGGACGCTCACGGCGACCACGACCATTCCGGCCATGAACACGGGCATGCACACGGGCCGGGCGGGCATGTTCACGCGCCCGCGGATTTCGGGCGCGCCTTCGCGATCGGCATCGTGCTCAACACCGGCTTCGTGCTCGCCGAGGCGTTTTACGGTTACGCCAGCAACTCGATGGCGCTGATTGCCGACGCCGGCCACAATCTGTCGGATGTGCTGGGACTGCTGGTGGCATGGTCGGCCGCGGTGCTGTCGAAACGCCCGCCTTCGGCGCGCTACACTTACGGCCTGCGCGGCTCGTCGATCCTGGCGGCGCTGTTCAACGCAGTGTTTCTGCTGGTGGCGGTCGGCGCGATCGGCTGGGAGGCGATTCTGCGGCTGCTGACGCCGGAGCCGGTGGCCGGCACCACGGTCATCGCGGTGGCCAGCATCGGCATTGTGATCAACGGCGTCACCGCCTGGCTGTTCATGTCCGGGCAGAAGGGCGACCTCAATATCCGCGGCGCCTATCTGCACATGGTGGCCGATACGGCGGTGTCGGCCGGCGTGGTGGTCGCAGGCCTGGTGATTCTGTTCACCGGCTGGATCTGGCTCGACGCCGCGACCAGCCTGGCGATCGCGGTGATCATCATCTGGGGCACCTGGGGCCTGCTGCGCGACAGCATGGCGATGTCGCTCGGCGCGGTGCCGCGCGAGATCGACCCGGCGCGCGTGCGCGACTACCTCGAACGCCGTCCCGGCGTGACGCAGCTGCACGATCTTCATATCTGGCCGATGAGCACCACCGAGGTCGCGTTGACCTGCCACCTGGTGATCCCCTCGGGCGCGCCCGGCGACGACTATCTGATGGAGATAGCCCATCACCTGCGCGATGAATTCGGTATCGCTCACGCCACCTTCCAGGTCGAGACCGACCCGGGCTCGCTTTGCGCGCTGGCGCCCGACCATGTGGTGTAG
- a CDS encoding malonate--CoA ligase, translating to MNAATNANLFSRLFDQLDDSGRLAIETADGTRISYGELIARAGRVANVLVDRGVRIGDRVAAQTEKSVEALVLYLAVVRAGAVFLPLNTAYTLRELDYFITDAEPSLVVCDPSKAEGVGAIAAKVGARVETLGADGQGSLTDAAATAPAAFATVPRERSDLAAILYTSGTTGRSKGAMLTHDNLASNSLSLVDYWRFTDTDVLIHVLPIYHTHGLFVASNVTLFARASMIFLNKFDPERVISLMPRATVLMGVPTTYTRLLQSKALTREAASHMRLFVSGSAPLLAETHREWSARTGHAVLERYGMTETNMNTSNPYDGDRVPGAVGFPLPGVSVRVVDPETGTELARDEIGMIEVKGPNVFKGYWRMPDKTKAEFRDDGFFITGDLGKIDRNGYLYILGRGKDLVISGGFNVYPKEIEGEIDAMPGVVECAVIGVPHADFGEGVTAVVVRANDASVDEASVLSALDGQIAKFKMPKKVVFVEELPRNTMGKVQKNVLRDAYSDIYK from the coding sequence ATGAACGCCGCCACCAACGCCAATCTGTTTTCGCGCCTGTTCGATCAGCTCGACGATTCCGGGCGGCTGGCGATCGAGACCGCGGACGGCACCCGGATCTCCTATGGCGAGCTGATCGCGCGGGCGGGGCGGGTGGCCAACGTGCTGGTGGACCGCGGCGTCCGGATCGGCGATCGTGTTGCAGCGCAAACCGAGAAATCGGTCGAGGCGCTGGTGCTGTATCTCGCCGTGGTCCGCGCCGGCGCGGTGTTTCTGCCGCTCAACACCGCCTATACGCTGCGCGAGCTGGACTATTTCATCACCGATGCCGAGCCGTCGCTGGTCGTGTGCGATCCGTCGAAGGCCGAAGGTGTCGGGGCGATCGCCGCCAAGGTCGGCGCGCGGGTCGAGACGCTGGGCGCCGACGGCCAAGGCTCGCTGACCGACGCAGCCGCCACCGCGCCGGCCGCGTTTGCCACCGTGCCGCGCGAGCGCTCCGATCTGGCGGCGATTCTCTACACCTCCGGCACCACCGGCCGTTCCAAGGGCGCGATGCTGACCCACGACAATCTGGCGTCGAATTCGCTGAGCCTGGTCGATTATTGGCGCTTCACCGACACCGACGTGCTGATCCACGTTTTGCCGATCTATCACACCCACGGCCTGTTCGTGGCCAGCAACGTCACGCTGTTCGCGCGCGCCTCGATGATCTTTCTCAACAAGTTCGACCCCGAACGGGTGATCAGCTTGATGCCCCGCGCCACGGTGCTGATGGGCGTGCCGACCACCTATACCCGGCTGCTGCAGAGCAAGGCGCTGACCCGCGAGGCGGCCAGCCACATGCGGCTGTTCGTATCCGGCTCGGCGCCGCTGCTGGCCGAGACCCATCGCGAATGGTCGGCGCGCACCGGCCATGCCGTGCTGGAGCGCTACGGCATGACCGAGACCAATATGAACACATCGAACCCCTATGACGGCGATCGCGTGCCCGGCGCGGTCGGCTTTCCGCTGCCCGGCGTCAGCGTGCGGGTCGTCGATCCGGAGACCGGCACGGAGCTGGCCCGTGACGAGATCGGCATGATCGAGGTGAAGGGCCCCAATGTCTTCAAGGGCTATTGGCGGATGCCGGACAAGACCAAAGCGGAATTCCGCGACGACGGCTTCTTCATCACCGGCGATCTCGGCAAGATCGACCGCAACGGCTATCTGTACATCCTCGGCCGCGGCAAGGACCTGGTGATCAGCGGCGGCTTCAACGTCTATCCGAAGGAAATCGAGGGCGAGATCGACGCCATGCCGGGCGTGGTCGAATGCGCGGTGATCGGCGTGCCGCATGCCGATTTCGGCGAGGGCGTGACCGCCGTGGTGGTGCGCGCCAACGACGCCAGCGTCGATGAAGCCAGCGTGCTGAGCGCGCTCGACGGCCAGATCGCCAAATTCAAGATGCCGAAAAAGGTGGTGTTCGTCGAGGAACTGCCGCGCAACACCATGGGCAAGGTGCAGAAGAACGTGCTGCGCGACGCCTATTCGGATATCTACAAGTAA
- a CDS encoding SDR family oxidoreductase, with product MTKSGKRVAWVTGGGSGIGEAGAEALAADGWTVVVSGRRRDALDAVVAKIAAKGGAAEAIVLDVSKADDVTRAAEQIVASHGRIDLLVNSAGINVPKRSWADMELEGWDRLVDINLNGVLYCMRAVLPAMRAQKDGCIINVSSWAGRHVSKMPGPAYTTTKHAVLALTHSFNMDECVNGLRACCLSPAEVATPILKLRPVVPTAEQQARMLQPEDLGRTIAFVASMPPHVCVNEILISPTWNRSFVGGL from the coding sequence ATGACAAAAAGCGGGAAACGCGTGGCCTGGGTGACCGGCGGCGGCAGCGGCATCGGCGAGGCCGGCGCCGAGGCCTTGGCGGCCGATGGCTGGACCGTGGTGGTCTCGGGCCGCAGGCGCGACGCGCTCGACGCGGTGGTGGCGAAGATCGCCGCCAAGGGCGGCGCCGCCGAGGCGATCGTGCTCGACGTCAGCAAGGCCGACGACGTCACCCGGGCCGCCGAGCAGATTGTCGCCAGCCATGGCCGCATCGACCTGCTGGTCAACAGCGCCGGCATCAACGTGCCGAAGCGCTCATGGGCCGATATGGAGTTGGAAGGCTGGGACAGGTTGGTCGATATCAATCTCAACGGCGTGCTGTATTGCATGCGCGCGGTGCTGCCAGCAATGCGCGCACAGAAGGACGGCTGCATCATCAATGTGTCGTCCTGGGCCGGTCGCCATGTCTCGAAGATGCCGGGGCCGGCCTATACGACGACCAAACATGCGGTGCTGGCGCTGACCCATTCGTTCAACATGGATGAATGCGTCAACGGACTACGCGCCTGCTGCCTGTCGCCTGCGGAAGTCGCGACGCCGATCCTCAAGCTGCGGCCGGTGGTGCCGACCGCCGAGCAGCAGGCGCGGATGTTGCAGCCGGAGGATCTCGGCCGCACCATCGCCTTCGTGGCCAGCATGCCGCCGCATGTCTGCGTCAACGAAATCCTGATCAGCCCGACCTGGAACCGGAGTTTCGTCGGCGGGCTCTGA